Proteins from one Brevibacillus humidisoli genomic window:
- the surE gene encoding 5'/3'-nucleotidase SurE has product MTLKFLVTNDDGIFANGVHSLVEVLRSFGEVYVVCPDQERSAISHAITLKAPLKANKVNFFNTTCPAWAVNGTPADCVKMAVEVILKEKPDYVISGINAGPNLGRDVFYSGTISAAVEGAMYQIPSMAVSLATMKKNADYSLVEPVAYDLFETLLQHKYAPDTVLNINLPYLTKEMVRGVSVTSLGMDVLRYQYVGLNDPHGYLCYWLKDNLVELPPHVEENDFHQLQNGSVTITPLQLNMTNAAMKSKMAKWFQEKAGTAPATR; this is encoded by the coding sequence ATGACGTTAAAATTTCTCGTTACCAATGATGACGGTATCTTTGCCAACGGCGTCCACAGCCTGGTTGAGGTGCTGCGCTCATTTGGCGAAGTCTATGTTGTCTGTCCCGACCAGGAGCGAAGCGCGATCAGTCATGCGATAACGCTCAAGGCGCCGCTCAAGGCAAACAAGGTCAACTTTTTCAATACAACCTGCCCAGCGTGGGCGGTCAACGGGACGCCAGCGGACTGTGTCAAGATGGCGGTGGAAGTGATCCTCAAAGAAAAGCCGGACTACGTGATCTCCGGCATCAATGCAGGACCCAATCTGGGGCGCGATGTATTCTACTCTGGGACGATTTCGGCAGCGGTGGAAGGGGCGATGTACCAGATTCCGTCAATGGCTGTGTCGCTGGCTACGATGAAGAAAAATGCCGATTACAGCTTGGTTGAACCAGTCGCCTACGATCTGTTTGAGACCTTGCTGCAGCATAAGTACGCCCCCGATACCGTGTTAAACATCAATCTGCCCTACCTGACCAAGGAGATGGTGCGTGGCGTATCCGTTACCTCGCTGGGCATGGACGTCCTACGCTACCAGTATGTCGGACTCAACGATCCACACGGATACCTCTGCTACTGGTTGAAAGACAATCTCGTCGAACTGCCGCCGCATGTAGAGGAGAACGACTTTCACCAATTGCAAAACGGCTCCGTCACGATCACGCCGCTACAGCTCAATATGACCAATGCGGCAATGAAAAGCAAAATGGCCAAGTGGTTTCAAGAAAAAGCGGGAACGGCTCCAGCCACCCGATAG
- a CDS encoding HIT family protein, with product MSEDFYCEEVLSGNTPVRKVWETERVLAYYHTRPYYEVHIVVIPKRHIASLLTVEEADADLLIEMVDVVKKVASQLVSEYGACRVMTNLGEYQDSKHLHWHVFFGKQIRE from the coding sequence ATGAGTGAAGATTTTTACTGTGAAGAAGTTTTGAGCGGAAACACCCCTGTTCGCAAGGTTTGGGAGACGGAACGTGTTCTCGCCTATTACCACACCCGCCCTTATTATGAAGTTCATATCGTTGTCATCCCGAAAAGACATATAGCATCCCTCCTAACCGTTGAGGAAGCTGATGCGGATCTGCTGATCGAGATGGTGGATGTTGTCAAAAAGGTGGCATCGCAATTGGTTTCGGAGTACGGGGCATGCAGGGTCATGACCAATCTAGGCGAGTATCAAGATTCGAAACACTTGCATTGGCACGTATTTTTTGGCAAGCAAATAAGAGAATGA
- a CDS encoding ABC transporter permease: protein METKLASIKSDVQSLERRGSWGFPPLSAVILIKWLSTLVIGFFFVYPIIRLLLLSVETNQGWSGVHFAEVLRDQRTWLALDNTLWAVAGSTVLSLVIGVGLAWICAYTDIRGKGWIHLLALMPFIIPSYITTLAWTQLAGPTGLLNKWAAQLAGEHLVLWNVYGLDGIIVLMGLSHYPLVYLLTLAVLYRIPRDLEWAARSSGARQWQVFAKVTLPLALPGIAGGGLLAFVSSLDNFGIPAFLGIPEGISVISTLIYEQVAGFGPDAFSRAAVLSTLLGTVALAGSGLQWLIVRRAKADHTQSDDKSVRFSLGRRRIWVESLVWGFLLLTSIVPFFAMFHTALIRAYGLPFTPENVTLDNFWFVIAGNQSTKQAILNSLMLAGLTTLICVVVGTLLAYWRIKSRDTLAKGLEGAVSVPYALPGMVLGLAMILTWIEPLPGWSPGVYGTIWLILIAYVTRFLILQVKSSASTILQVHHEVEEAARINGAGRLARWRSVLLPLYLPGMLTGAFLVFLTSLSELTVSSLLWSSGAETIGVMIFSLEQAGSTVYSTAFSTLLVLLIGMAIAGGYWLRQRWERRGSHE, encoded by the coding sequence GTGGAAACTAAACTGGCATCGATCAAGAGCGATGTACAGAGCCTGGAACGGCGGGGGAGTTGGGGATTTCCCCCGCTTTCCGCTGTCATACTGATCAAGTGGTTGAGTACCCTTGTGATCGGATTTTTTTTCGTCTATCCGATCATCCGGCTGCTGCTTTTAAGCGTGGAGACGAATCAAGGATGGAGCGGTGTCCATTTTGCCGAAGTGCTGCGCGATCAGCGGACCTGGCTGGCGCTGGACAATACCTTATGGGCCGTCGCTGGTTCCACCGTGTTGTCACTTGTGATTGGTGTCGGTCTAGCCTGGATTTGTGCCTATACCGACATTCGCGGGAAGGGCTGGATTCATCTGTTGGCACTGATGCCATTTATTATTCCGTCCTACATCACCACCTTGGCCTGGACACAATTGGCCGGGCCGACCGGTCTGCTCAACAAATGGGCAGCCCAGCTAGCGGGGGAGCATCTAGTGCTCTGGAACGTATACGGTTTGGACGGAATTATCGTACTGATGGGTTTAAGCCACTACCCACTCGTCTATCTGCTCACGCTGGCTGTCCTCTACCGGATTCCGCGTGATCTGGAATGGGCCGCTCGGTCATCTGGCGCCAGACAGTGGCAGGTATTTGCCAAGGTGACTCTGCCGCTGGCCCTGCCGGGGATCGCCGGAGGAGGACTGCTGGCCTTTGTCTCCAGTCTGGACAACTTTGGCATTCCTGCTTTTTTGGGGATTCCGGAGGGGATTTCTGTTATATCTACTCTGATCTACGAACAGGTAGCCGGATTTGGTCCAGACGCCTTTTCACGCGCTGCCGTGTTGTCCACCCTATTGGGAACCGTTGCCCTGGCCGGCAGTGGGCTGCAGTGGCTGATCGTCCGCCGGGCAAAGGCGGATCATACCCAGTCGGACGACAAGTCGGTCCGCTTCTCGCTTGGCAGAAGGCGGATCTGGGTGGAGAGTCTGGTCTGGGGGTTTTTGCTGTTGACCAGCATCGTACCCTTTTTTGCGATGTTCCACACGGCATTGATTCGAGCCTACGGGCTGCCATTTACCCCGGAAAACGTAACACTTGACAACTTCTGGTTTGTCATCGCCGGCAATCAGTCTACCAAGCAGGCGATTCTCAACAGCTTGATGCTGGCCGGATTGACTACCTTGATCTGCGTGGTGGTCGGCACCCTGCTCGCCTATTGGCGGATCAAGAGCCGCGACACGTTGGCAAAAGGCCTGGAAGGTGCTGTTTCCGTCCCTTATGCGCTTCCCGGTATGGTTCTGGGTCTGGCGATGATACTGACCTGGATCGAGCCGCTGCCCGGCTGGAGCCCAGGTGTTTACGGGACGATCTGGCTGATCTTGATCGCCTACGTCACCCGGTTTCTGATCCTGCAGGTGAAAAGCAGCGCCTCCACGATTCTGCAAGTACATCACGAGGTGGAAGAAGCGGCCCGGATCAATGGGGCAGGACGTCTCGCTCGTTGGCGGTCCGTTTTGCTGCCGCTGTATCTGCCAGGTATGCTGACGGGAGCGTTTCTCGTCTTTCTCACCTCGCTGAGTGAACTAACCGTTTCTTCGCTGCTCTGGTCGTCAGGTGCGGAAACGATTGGCGTGATGATCTTCAGTCTGGAGCAGGCAGGCTCCACTGTATACAGTACCGCCTTTTCCACACTGCTGGTGCTGCTGATCGGGATGGCGATCGCAGGCGGATACTGGCTGAGACAACGATGGGAGAGGAGGGGTTCTCATGAGTAA
- a CDS encoding polysaccharide deacetylase family protein, whose protein sequence is MKKRMILLCVVLLSCSLLLYGGYRLMNSRTYQLFGELTSYVETDQKVVALTFDDGPTENVAQILPLLDQYKAKATFFVIGSELEKNLALGEKIAKAEHQLGNHTYSHQPMIFKSLSFIEKDIEKTSQLIRKTGYEGELDFRPPNGKKLVALPYYLKTHQIQTIMWNLEPDSYYSTATEKVEYVQKNVKPGSIILLHPMYDTTGSELEAIEGILAALSKEGYRFVTVNELQNLQKVHEMSSDDSPQ, encoded by the coding sequence ATGAAAAAGAGAATGATCTTGTTATGCGTTGTGCTGCTCTCGTGTTCACTGCTGTTATACGGCGGATATCGATTGATGAATTCAAGAACCTATCAGTTATTTGGAGAATTGACCAGTTATGTGGAAACGGATCAAAAAGTGGTGGCGTTAACATTCGATGACGGCCCGACAGAAAATGTAGCGCAAATCCTGCCTCTTTTGGATCAATACAAGGCGAAGGCCACCTTTTTCGTGATCGGAAGCGAGTTGGAGAAAAACCTTGCACTGGGAGAAAAAATAGCAAAAGCGGAGCACCAACTGGGGAATCATACGTACTCCCATCAACCAATGATTTTTAAAAGTCTCTCCTTCATCGAGAAGGACATCGAAAAGACCAGTCAACTAATCCGGAAAACAGGCTATGAAGGGGAACTCGACTTCCGCCCACCAAATGGCAAAAAACTGGTTGCATTGCCCTACTATTTGAAAACACATCAGATCCAAACGATCATGTGGAATCTGGAACCGGACAGTTATTACTCGACTGCAACAGAGAAGGTGGAATATGTACAAAAAAACGTGAAACCAGGCTCCATTATTTTGTTGCATCCTATGTATGACACGACAGGCAGCGAACTGGAAGCAATCGAAGGGATTCTAGCTGCTTTGTCTAAAGAAGGGTACAGATTTGTTACGGTAAATGAATTGCAGAACTTGCAGAAGGTTCACGAAATGAGTTCTGACGACAGCCCTCAATAG
- a CDS encoding PHP domain-containing protein: MEPQDLLQEAQRREVGLIAITDHDTIDGYAACRGDAAQAGVRLLPGIELNTDGPHGEVHILGYGFDPDSPVLQGALARRRQERLDWAQEIVHQLGRLGMEVPFEECLQRARGGVVVRTHIAETLATHGYGSDPEALFSRYLAKGAPAYVPRPTFTAEDAIRLIQQAGGIAILAHPGIYRFEVAFSRFVESGIDGVEVYYSKHTEAQTEHWKRIADHHHLIVSGGSDFHGHGSRNPFPIGSVMIPPEVKEWWYWFTSRPHYCGLTR; encoded by the coding sequence ATGGAACCACAAGATCTGTTGCAGGAAGCGCAGCGGCGTGAGGTAGGCCTGATCGCGATCACCGACCACGACACGATCGACGGGTATGCAGCCTGTCGGGGAGATGCGGCGCAGGCTGGTGTGCGGCTGCTGCCTGGCATTGAACTGAATACCGATGGTCCGCACGGAGAAGTGCACATCTTGGGGTATGGGTTCGATCCTGACAGCCCGGTGCTGCAGGGCGCCCTGGCCAGAAGAAGACAGGAACGGCTCGATTGGGCACAAGAGATTGTCCATCAGTTGGGGCGGCTTGGCATGGAGGTGCCCTTTGAGGAGTGTTTGCAGCGGGCCAGAGGGGGAGTGGTTGTACGCACCCATATTGCCGAGACGCTGGCGACCCATGGCTACGGAAGCGACCCGGAAGCACTGTTTTCCCGTTATCTTGCCAAAGGTGCCCCTGCTTATGTGCCGCGTCCGACCTTTACGGCAGAGGATGCCATCCGGCTGATCCAACAGGCGGGAGGGATTGCGATCCTCGCCCATCCCGGGATCTATCGGTTTGAGGTAGCATTCAGCCGGTTCGTCGAGAGCGGAATTGACGGTGTGGAGGTTTACTATTCCAAACATACGGAAGCACAGACGGAACACTGGAAACGGATCGCCGACCATCATCACCTCATCGTCTCAGGGGGAAGCGATTTTCACGGACACGGTTCGCGCAATCCGTTTCCGATCGGCAGTGTGATGATTCCCCCTGAGGTGAAGGAGTGGTGGTATTGGTTTACGTCTCGTCCACATTACTGTGGGCTTACCCGTTAG
- a CDS encoding YeiH family protein yields the protein MSQPQAKPAVGDAKTVKAVHMTRQLGESRGWVKGVLLTFVIAILADHLVQIPFLSIMGIMIVSILLGIGWRSLFDVPADAGSGIAFSSKMLLRAGIILMGLRLQLSQIVESGFSVVLVDVTVVVFTISFMMWLASLLKVEKQQSILLAVGTAICGAAAIVAIAPLIRAKQETTAVSVACIAILGTLGTILYTVLYPFLGLTPDDYGIFVGATLHELAHVIAAAVPGGDVGSEMALLVKLGRVALLIPVALVFSYLFHKREAGQSEDGDRRRLPIPWFIFGFLAMSLVQTMGILPDGVTEGFVTLSVFLLSMAMAGLGLSIKAADLKQLGGRGAAVSLLGYAGLAILGLMLLPLVSIWGN from the coding sequence ATGAGTCAACCCCAGGCGAAACCGGCCGTGGGTGATGCAAAAACAGTAAAAGCTGTGCACATGACACGTCAACTCGGCGAGAGCAGAGGATGGGTCAAGGGAGTTCTGTTGACATTCGTGATCGCGATTCTCGCCGATCATCTGGTACAGATACCGTTTCTTTCGATAATGGGCATCATGATCGTCTCTATCCTGCTGGGGATCGGGTGGCGCAGTCTGTTCGACGTACCCGCCGACGCTGGCAGCGGGATTGCCTTTAGCAGCAAAATGCTGCTGCGGGCGGGAATCATCCTGATGGGTCTTCGCTTGCAGCTATCACAGATCGTCGAGTCCGGATTCTCCGTCGTCCTGGTTGATGTGACCGTGGTCGTTTTTACGATATCCTTTATGATGTGGCTGGCTTCCCTGCTGAAGGTAGAGAAGCAGCAGTCGATCCTGCTCGCTGTCGGAACCGCTATCTGTGGTGCTGCCGCGATCGTCGCCATCGCCCCGTTGATCAGGGCGAAACAGGAAACCACCGCCGTTTCTGTTGCCTGTATCGCCATCCTCGGTACCCTTGGTACGATCTTGTATACCGTACTCTATCCGTTCCTGGGCCTTACCCCAGATGATTATGGAATCTTTGTCGGCGCTACACTGCACGAATTGGCCCATGTGATTGCAGCCGCCGTGCCCGGTGGAGATGTCGGCTCAGAGATGGCGCTCCTCGTCAAGCTGGGCCGAGTTGCCTTGTTGATTCCGGTTGCGCTGGTGTTCAGCTATCTGTTTCACAAACGGGAGGCGGGACAGTCAGAAGATGGCGATAGGCGACGATTGCCGATCCCTTGGTTTATCTTTGGCTTTCTGGCGATGAGTCTGGTGCAAACGATGGGCATTCTGCCGGACGGGGTCACAGAGGGGTTTGTCACCTTGAGCGTTTTCCTTCTCTCCATGGCCATGGCTGGGTTGGGACTTAGCATCAAGGCTGCTGATCTGAAACAACTGGGGGGGAGAGGGGCGGCTGTCAGCCTGTTGGGGTACGCCGGATTGGCTATCTTAGGATTGATGCTGCTGCCATTGGTATCAATTTGGGGCAATTGA
- a CDS encoding ABC transporter substrate-binding protein, with amino-acid sequence MKRMWEKGWQLTLSLIAATVMLAGCGAGGQSATGQAPAATTNTSSGEQAAQQTEAAPAVVGTLSFYTSQPDADAAALIDAFTKKYPDVKVELFRSGTEEVISRLLAEAKAGSVKADVLLVADAPTFVGLKQQDLLLSYQSPEADQIPTELRDPDGTYYGTKVMATAMIVNTTQVKERPDSWQVLADPANSGKVLMPSPLYSGAAAYNLGVLTRQETFGWDFYEQLKANEVTVTKGNGAVLKSVAGGEKAYGMIVDFLAARAKQEGSPVDLIYPKEGVPVITEPIGILKETQNPDAAKAFVDFVLSEEGQKLAASIGYTPIRKGVEPPAGLVPIDQMKILSADPVELEKTREADKKRFGEMMGGN; translated from the coding sequence ATGAAACGTATGTGGGAAAAAGGATGGCAGTTGACACTAAGCCTGATCGCCGCCACCGTGATGCTAGCGGGATGCGGCGCGGGCGGACAGTCTGCGACGGGACAAGCCCCGGCAGCGACGACGAATACGAGTTCGGGTGAACAGGCTGCACAGCAAACAGAAGCGGCCCCGGCAGTGGTGGGAACCCTTTCGTTTTACACGTCACAGCCAGATGCGGATGCCGCCGCTCTGATTGATGCCTTTACCAAAAAATATCCCGATGTAAAGGTAGAGTTGTTCCGTTCCGGTACGGAAGAAGTGATCAGCCGCTTGCTTGCAGAGGCAAAAGCGGGCAGCGTCAAAGCGGATGTGCTGCTGGTAGCAGACGCCCCTACATTTGTCGGCTTGAAACAGCAGGACCTGCTGCTCTCCTACCAGTCTCCGGAAGCAGACCAGATTCCGACAGAACTGCGTGACCCTGACGGCACGTACTATGGCACAAAAGTAATGGCCACAGCGATGATCGTCAACACCACTCAGGTGAAAGAGAGGCCAGATAGTTGGCAGGTGCTGGCTGACCCTGCCAACAGTGGCAAAGTACTGATGCCAAGCCCTCTGTATTCAGGGGCAGCCGCCTACAATCTGGGCGTGCTCACTCGGCAGGAGACGTTCGGCTGGGACTTCTATGAGCAGTTGAAGGCAAATGAGGTGACGGTGACAAAAGGAAACGGTGCCGTACTGAAAAGCGTTGCGGGCGGTGAAAAAGCATATGGGATGATCGTCGACTTCCTGGCTGCTCGGGCGAAACAAGAAGGATCGCCGGTCGATTTGATCTACCCCAAAGAAGGTGTGCCGGTTATCACCGAACCGATCGGTATCCTCAAAGAGACGCAGAACCCCGATGCGGCGAAGGCATTTGTCGATTTCGTACTATCGGAGGAAGGTCAAAAGTTGGCCGCTTCCATCGGATACACACCGATTCGCAAAGGAGTAGAACCGCCCGCAGGACTTGTCCCGATTGATCAAATGAAGATCCTGTCGGCCGATCCGGTTGAACTGGAAAAGACGCGCGAAGCAGATAAAAAGCGTTTTGGAGAGATGATGGGTGGAAACTAA
- a CDS encoding TRAP transporter large permease, producing MTFLLFLLLLIGVPIAIALSLTAVGGLLTSADVIPLTVVAQRFFTSVDSFPLLAILFFMLAGELMMVGSMAQRITQFAFACVGWLRAGLAQVSTLACMFFAGISGSGAADTAAVGKMMIPLMEKKGYDKGFAASTVATSGTIAVVIPPSIPLIVYGVTAGVSIGTLFTSGIVPGIIIGLSIMGLNYFLARKKGYDNEQGSFEWTTFGKAFRQGIWALLLPVIIIVGIRGGVFTPTESAAIAAAYAFLVGMFIYRDLKWRDLPDIFIRSATMTAMVVFIIAGANLFGWLFAAQQVPQQLAALILDITNNPYLVLFFVNIVLLIAGCFLNPSAAITILTPLFLPLVMGVGIDPVFFGLIMVINLSIGLITPPVGLDLFIVQGIANISFDHLIRGIFPFIIVLMIDLLLITYVPQLSMWLPAILGS from the coding sequence GTGACATTTCTCCTATTTCTGCTGCTGCTGATAGGCGTGCCGATTGCCATTGCACTGTCGCTCACGGCAGTCGGCGGTTTGCTGACAAGTGCCGATGTCATTCCGCTTACCGTTGTCGCCCAACGTTTTTTTACGTCAGTTGATTCGTTTCCACTGCTGGCCATCTTGTTTTTCATGCTGGCGGGAGAATTGATGATGGTAGGGTCGATGGCGCAACGGATTACTCAGTTTGCTTTTGCCTGTGTCGGCTGGCTGCGGGCCGGTTTGGCGCAAGTCTCGACGCTGGCGTGCATGTTTTTCGCGGGCATCTCCGGTTCCGGGGCAGCCGATACAGCAGCCGTGGGCAAAATGATGATCCCTTTGATGGAAAAGAAGGGGTATGACAAAGGATTTGCCGCTTCTACGGTCGCTACCTCCGGAACGATCGCTGTGGTGATTCCACCTAGCATCCCGCTGATTGTCTACGGCGTAACCGCAGGTGTGTCGATTGGCACGCTGTTTACCTCGGGGATCGTTCCCGGGATCATCATTGGGCTGTCTATCATGGGATTAAACTATTTTCTTGCCCGGAAAAAAGGGTATGATAATGAACAGGGTTCGTTTGAATGGACAACATTTGGCAAAGCGTTTCGACAAGGAATCTGGGCCCTGCTGCTGCCGGTGATTATCATCGTGGGCATCCGCGGTGGCGTGTTCACACCGACGGAGTCGGCAGCCATTGCCGCCGCTTACGCGTTTCTTGTGGGGATGTTTATCTATCGTGATTTGAAATGGCGGGATTTGCCCGATATCTTTATCAGATCGGCAACGATGACCGCGATGGTCGTCTTTATCATCGCGGGGGCCAATCTGTTTGGATGGTTGTTCGCTGCGCAGCAAGTGCCGCAGCAGTTGGCCGCTTTGATCCTGGACATCACCAACAACCCATACCTGGTCCTGTTTTTTGTCAATATCGTGCTGTTGATTGCCGGATGTTTTCTAAACCCGTCCGCAGCGATTACCATCTTGACCCCTTTGTTTCTGCCGCTGGTGATGGGTGTTGGGATTGATCCTGTCTTCTTCGGGCTCATCATGGTGATTAACTTGTCGATCGGGCTGATCACTCCGCCGGTGGGACTGGATTTGTTTATTGTACAGGGAATCGCTAATATCTCCTTCGATCACCTTATTAGGGGCATCTTTCCCTTCATCATCGTACTGATGATTGATTTACTGCTGATTACATATGTTCCTCAGCTATCGATGTGGCTCCCGGCTATACTTGGATCATAG
- a CDS encoding TRAP transporter small permease: MGKIIDWLSDLFDRFSRFTIVLLFAIAFVSVLYQVFSRYVLQGTYVSDAFPSIDFSVFTFPWMEEFIRYLFVWIVFLGIGVVYKRKGHAQVELLTAFLAKRWRRRVGIIVEMINAGFFLLLLVKGYSMLKLTNGQLSPSLQINMVWMYLSILVCSIICLAHSVASLMKEVRAQSNPDVEQSEPQSTELAEIEEPIKTKLSI; the protein is encoded by the coding sequence TTGGGTAAAATCATAGATTGGCTAAGTGATCTGTTCGACCGGTTTTCCCGCTTTACGATTGTGCTCTTGTTTGCGATCGCTTTCGTCAGCGTCCTATATCAGGTATTTTCTCGTTATGTGCTGCAGGGCACATATGTTTCTGATGCGTTTCCGAGCATCGATTTTTCGGTGTTTACTTTTCCGTGGATGGAGGAGTTCATTCGCTATTTGTTTGTCTGGATCGTGTTTTTGGGGATCGGTGTCGTGTACAAGCGGAAAGGGCATGCTCAAGTGGAACTCTTGACTGCGTTTCTCGCCAAGAGATGGAGGCGGCGCGTCGGGATCATCGTAGAGATGATCAATGCTGGCTTTTTCCTCCTGCTGCTGGTGAAGGGCTACAGTATGCTGAAGCTCACAAACGGCCAGCTTTCACCTTCCCTTCAGATCAATATGGTCTGGATGTACCTCTCTATCCTGGTATGTTCCATTATCTGCTTGGCCCATAGTGTTGCGTCCCTTATGAAAGAAGTTCGCGCACAGTCCAATCCGGATGTGGAGCAGAGTGAACCGCAGTCGACAGAACTTGCGGAGATTGAGGAGCCGATTAAAACAAAGCTCAGTATCTAG
- a CDS encoding sulfite exporter TauE/SafE family protein — MEWPFFLIGFATGIIGTIVGAGGGFLVMPILLLLYQVEPIYAAGTSLFMVVLNGLAGTVSYLRRGKVDIKNGLQFTSIAFIGVLLGIYFTLLIDPHTFRVLFGVLVIGLACWMIIRQPMDGCAEASFSFGWQELSVARRVGAFVLLIAIGVISSLTGIGGGPFLVPFLVYLLGYPLKLGVATSQFVVTCLALLSFAFYASHGFVVWPEGIGLGIGAIVGAPLGVYMSRLISSRHLVYLLSSLLFLTGFRLFYQ, encoded by the coding sequence ATGGAGTGGCCGTTTTTTTTGATCGGATTCGCCACAGGAATCATTGGGACAATCGTTGGTGCAGGCGGTGGATTTTTGGTCATGCCCATCCTTTTGTTGCTCTATCAGGTTGAACCGATTTACGCGGCGGGGACATCGCTGTTTATGGTCGTCCTCAACGGGCTGGCCGGTACGGTGTCGTATCTCCGCCGCGGAAAGGTGGATATCAAGAATGGACTGCAGTTCACATCCATAGCGTTTATCGGCGTGCTGCTGGGAATCTATTTCACTCTCTTGATCGACCCGCATACGTTTCGGGTTCTCTTTGGCGTTCTGGTGATCGGACTGGCCTGTTGGATGATCATACGCCAGCCGATGGATGGTTGTGCAGAAGCATCGTTTTCGTTTGGCTGGCAGGAACTGTCCGTCGCAAGAAGAGTAGGGGCATTCGTGCTCTTGATTGCGATCGGCGTGATCTCCTCTTTGACCGGCATTGGCGGGGGACCGTTTCTCGTGCCCTTTCTCGTTTACCTCTTGGGCTATCCTCTCAAACTAGGGGTAGCCACTTCCCAGTTTGTCGTCACCTGCCTGGCGCTCCTCTCATTTGCATTTTACGCCAGTCATGGGTTTGTGGTTTGGCCGGAAGGCATTGGCTTGGGGATTGGCGCGATCGTAGGGGCGCCGCTGGGCGTCTATATGTCCCGGCTGATCTCGTCCCGTCATCTCGTCTACCTGCTTTCTTCGCTGCTTTTTCTGACCGGGTTTCGTTTGTTCTATCAGTAG
- a CDS encoding sugar phosphate isomerase/epimerase family protein has protein sequence MVLVYVSSTLLWAYPLEEVLERSHRLGFQGVEIWAEHLWYYDSKPADICKLARQLGLSLSLHAASWDLNPCSLNSGIRRASLLELSRSLVLADQLGAKNVTVHPGRLTLTAEWLDWHREVLIDSFSILAKEAMERELTLSIEHIEPIKREFIVTPVEVNRLLEAIPYPVATTFDIAHVPLDRSALRFYQELSSISKIHISDATLQRLHLPLGAGEIELTSILPTLFAAEQPVVVEGIDFSKQLEVLQANIRYLQTHHPNVLSPRLESKPI, from the coding sequence GTGGTATTGGTTTACGTCTCGTCCACATTACTGTGGGCTTACCCGTTAGAGGAAGTGCTGGAACGATCCCATAGATTGGGATTTCAGGGTGTGGAGATCTGGGCGGAGCATCTGTGGTACTACGATAGCAAACCAGCAGATATCTGCAAGCTGGCCAGGCAACTGGGGCTGTCGCTTTCCCTGCACGCGGCCAGTTGGGATCTCAATCCCTGTTCGCTGAACAGCGGCATTCGGAGGGCATCGCTATTGGAATTGTCCCGCTCACTTGTCCTGGCCGATCAGTTGGGAGCAAAAAATGTGACCGTCCATCCTGGGCGGCTTACCTTGACTGCCGAATGGCTGGACTGGCACAGGGAAGTTCTGATCGACAGCTTTTCGATCCTGGCAAAGGAAGCGATGGAGAGGGAACTGACGCTGTCGATCGAGCATATTGAACCGATTAAGCGGGAGTTTATCGTCACTCCGGTGGAGGTCAATCGACTGCTGGAGGCCATTCCCTACCCGGTTGCGACGACGTTTGACATCGCTCATGTCCCGCTGGACAGATCAGCACTTCGCTTTTACCAGGAACTTTCTTCCATCAGCAAAATCCACATCAGCGACGCGACGTTACAACGGCTGCATCTGCCGCTTGGCGCAGGGGAGATCGAGCTCACTTCGATCTTGCCCACCCTTTTCGCTGCAGAGCAACCGGTGGTGGTGGAAGGGATCGATTTTTCCAAACAATTGGAAGTCTTGCAGGCAAATATCCGGTATCTACAAACCCATCATCCCAACGTGTTATCCCCGAGATTGGAGTCGAAGCCGATATGA